One window from the genome of Erwinia sorbitola encodes:
- the hemL gene encoding glutamate-1-semialdehyde 2,1-aminomutase produces the protein MSKSENLYAQAQQLIPGGVNSPVRAFNGVGGVPLFIERADGALLYDADGKAYIDYVGSWGPMVLGHNHPAIRNAVIEAAGRGLSFGAPTEMEVKMAKLVTELVPTMDMVRMVNSGTEATMSAIRLARGFTHRDKIIKFEGCYHGHADCLLVKAGSGALTLGQPNSPGVPADFAKHTLTCTFNDLTTVRAAFEQYPEEIACIIVEPVAGNMNCIPPQPDFLPGLRALCDEFGALLIIDEVMTGFRVALAGAQAYYGVKPDLTCLGKIIGGGMPVGAFGGRREVMEALAPGGPVYQAGTLSGNPIAMAAGFACLTEVARPGTHETLTRLTTQLADGLLAAAKAENIPLVVNHVGGMFGIFFTDAESVTRYADVTKCDVERFKRFFHLMLEEGVYLAPSAYEAGFMSLAHSPADIQRTIDAAQRSFAKL, from the coding sequence ATGAGTAAGTCTGAAAATCTGTACGCCCAGGCGCAGCAGTTAATACCCGGTGGCGTTAACTCGCCGGTGCGAGCCTTTAACGGCGTTGGCGGCGTACCGCTGTTTATCGAGCGTGCTGACGGAGCATTGCTCTACGATGCGGATGGCAAAGCCTATATCGACTATGTCGGCTCCTGGGGCCCGATGGTGCTGGGCCATAATCACCCTGCTATCCGGAATGCGGTGATCGAAGCGGCCGGGCGTGGCCTGAGCTTTGGTGCCCCGACTGAGATGGAAGTAAAAATGGCGAAGCTGGTCACCGAACTGGTGCCAACGATGGATATGGTGCGCATGGTTAACTCCGGCACCGAAGCCACCATGAGCGCCATTCGCCTGGCGCGTGGTTTCACCCACCGCGACAAAATTATCAAATTTGAAGGCTGTTACCACGGTCACGCCGACTGCCTGCTGGTAAAAGCAGGCTCCGGCGCGCTGACGCTGGGCCAGCCGAACTCACCGGGTGTCCCGGCTGATTTCGCCAAACATACTCTGACCTGCACGTTTAACGATCTGACCACGGTTCGCGCTGCCTTTGAGCAATATCCGGAAGAGATCGCCTGTATTATCGTTGAGCCGGTAGCAGGCAATATGAACTGCATTCCTCCGCAGCCGGACTTCCTGCCTGGTCTGCGTGCACTTTGCGATGAGTTTGGTGCGCTGCTGATTATCGATGAAGTGATGACCGGTTTCCGCGTGGCACTGGCGGGTGCTCAGGCTTACTACGGCGTGAAGCCGGATCTGACCTGCCTCGGCAAAATCATTGGTGGAGGTATGCCGGTGGGAGCCTTTGGTGGACGCCGCGAAGTAATGGAAGCGCTGGCGCCTGGCGGCCCGGTGTATCAGGCAGGAACCCTGTCTGGTAACCCGATTGCGATGGCGGCGGGCTTTGCCTGCCTGACAGAAGTTGCTCGCCCTGGCACCCATGAAACCCTGACCCGTCTGACCACGCAGCTGGCCGATGGCCTGCTGGCGGCGGCAAAAGCCGAAAATATCCCGCTGGTTGTTAACCATGTTGGCGGTATGTTCGGGATATTCTTCACTGATGCAGAGAGTGTGACACGCTATGCGGATGTGACGAAATGCGACGTTGAGCGCTTTAAACGTTTCTTCCACCTGATGCTGGAGGAAGGGGTTTATCTGGCACCGTCCGCCTATGAAGCAGGCTTTATGTCGCTGGCACACAGCCCGGCAGATATTCAGCGTACCATCGATGCCGCGCAACGCAGCTTCGCGAAATTGTAA
- the fhuB gene encoding Fe(3+)-hydroxamate ABC transporter permease FhuB, with the protein MRHYRLPVLLLSVLFIVALALTLINLQQRLPHQLWLTALLTPDTNRIDQMVFHYSLMPRLTLSLLAGAGLGLVGLLFQQVLRNPLAEPATLGVASGAQLGLTVVTLWGVPGGMVTQQLAAMTGAVLVGLIVFGVAWGKRMSPVTLILAGLVVSLYCGAVNQIFAIFNHDQLQNMFLWSTGSLNQMDWSNVEFLWPRLLGGLALTLLLLRPMTLMGLDDGVAKNLGLAISLARFGVLALAILISASLVNAVGIIGFIGLFSPLLAKMLGFRRLLSRLLLAPLIGALLLWLADQSVLWLTSRMGEISTGTVTAVIGAPLLLWLLPRLRTGSIPPAMNQGDNVPMERHRVLWWAFVGGAVLLLLMAVALSFGRDANGWVWATGELWQQLLPWRWPRLVAAMATGMMLGVAGCVVQRLTGNPMASPEVLGISSGAAFGVVVMLFIVPGDAFGWLLPAGSIGAALTLLVISIAAGRGGFSPERMLLAGMALSTAFTTLMMLLLASGDPRMANLLTWISGSTYNIDVLQAKRTLIIMVVLLALVPLCRRWLTILPLGGATARAVGMALTPSRLTLLLLAAVLTAAATLTIGPLSFVGLMAPHIARMLGFRRALPQQVMAALLGGGLMVAADWCGRMLSFPDQIPAGLLATFIGAPYFIYLLRKV; encoded by the coding sequence ATGCGCCACTATCGCCTGCCTGTTCTGCTGTTAAGCGTACTGTTTATCGTCGCGCTGGCGTTGACGTTAATTAATCTGCAACAACGACTGCCGCATCAGCTGTGGTTGACCGCGTTGCTGACGCCGGATACGAACCGCATTGATCAGATGGTGTTTCATTACAGCCTGATGCCGCGCCTGACACTTTCCCTGCTGGCGGGCGCAGGCCTGGGGCTGGTCGGTCTGCTGTTCCAGCAGGTGCTGCGCAATCCGCTGGCGGAACCCGCAACTCTCGGCGTTGCCAGCGGCGCCCAGCTGGGGCTGACCGTGGTAACGCTATGGGGTGTGCCGGGCGGTATGGTGACCCAGCAGCTGGCAGCGATGACGGGGGCCGTGCTGGTGGGGCTGATCGTCTTTGGTGTTGCCTGGGGTAAACGCATGTCACCAGTGACGCTGATCCTCGCAGGGCTGGTGGTCTCGTTGTATTGCGGTGCGGTAAACCAGATATTTGCCATCTTCAATCATGATCAGCTGCAAAATATGTTCCTGTGGAGCACCGGTTCACTGAATCAGATGGACTGGAGTAACGTTGAGTTCCTCTGGCCTCGTTTGCTCGGCGGGCTGGCATTGACGCTGCTGCTGCTGCGTCCGATGACGCTGATGGGGCTGGATGACGGCGTGGCGAAAAACCTCGGCCTGGCTATCTCCCTGGCGCGTTTTGGCGTGCTGGCGCTGGCGATCTTAATCAGCGCCTCGCTGGTTAATGCAGTGGGTATTATTGGCTTTATCGGGCTGTTCTCGCCTCTGCTGGCGAAGATGCTGGGCTTCCGTCGCTTACTCAGTCGTCTGCTGCTGGCGCCGTTAATCGGTGCGCTGCTGCTGTGGCTGGCGGATCAGTCGGTGCTATGGCTGACCAGCCGTATGGGGGAGATTTCCACGGGGACGGTCACCGCCGTTATCGGTGCGCCGCTGCTGCTGTGGCTGCTGCCGCGCCTGCGTACCGGATCGATACCGCCAGCGATGAACCAGGGCGATAATGTGCCGATGGAACGCCACCGGGTGCTGTGGTGGGCATTTGTCGGCGGCGCAGTGCTGCTGCTGTTAATGGCGGTGGCGTTAAGCTTCGGACGGGATGCCAACGGCTGGGTGTGGGCCACGGGTGAACTGTGGCAGCAGCTGCTTCCCTGGCGCTGGCCGCGTCTGGTGGCGGCGATGGCAACCGGCATGATGCTCGGCGTGGCGGGCTGTGTGGTGCAGCGCCTGACCGGTAACCCGATGGCCAGTCCGGAAGTGCTGGGCATCAGTTCCGGTGCGGCGTTCGGCGTAGTGGTGATGCTGTTTATCGTGCCGGGGGATGCATTTGGGTGGTTACTGCCTGCCGGGAGCATTGGCGCGGCACTGACGCTGCTGGTTATCTCGATAGCGGCCGGACGCGGTGGCTTCTCGCCAGAGCGGATGCTGCTGGCCGGGATGGCGCTGAGTACCGCTTTTACCACACTGATGATGCTGCTGCTTGCCAGTGGCGATCCGCGCATGGCGAATCTGCTGACGTGGATCTCCGGATCAACCTATAACATTGATGTCCTGCAAGCGAAGCGCACGCTGATTATTATGGTGGTGCTGCTGGCGCTGGTACCGCTATGTCGCCGCTGGCTGACGATTTTACCACTTGGTGGAGCTACCGCCCGTGCGGTTGGTATGGCGCTAACGCCTTCGCGTCTTACGCTGCTGCTGCTGGCTGCGGTACTGACTGCCGCCGCAACGCTGACTATCGGGCCGTTAAGTTTTGTCGGACTGATGGCTCCGCATATTGCCCGCATGCTTGGTTTCCGGCGTGCCTTACCGCAGCAGGTGATGGCGGCGCTGTTAGGGGGAGGGCTGATGGTGGCGGCGGACTGGTGTGGAAGGATGCTGTCGTTTCCGGATCAGATCCCGGCGGGGTTGCTGGCAACGTTTATCGGCGCACCTTACTTTATCTATCTGTTGCGTAAGGTATAA
- the fhuD gene encoding Fe(3+)-hydroxamate ABC transporter substrate-binding protein FhuD, with protein sequence MPDIMRRRLLTALALSPLLAQFPFAARAATEQRIIALEWLPLELLMALGVMPAGAAELYGYRQWVGEPQLPESVVDVGLRTEPNLELITQMKPSLILYSQGYGPDPARFMRIAPGLGFTFNEGGTGKPLTSARHSLMKLATHIDRVPQAVAHLADLDNQLQRLKTKLANRPKRPLLLMSILDPRHVIVFSANGLFQEVLDNVGLENAWKAETTFWGSVVIGIERLAELGDVDAIGFEHGNQNIVDQVTATALWQSLPFVRSGRFKQMPRVWFYGATLSAMQLIGSLDHALEVK encoded by the coding sequence ATGCCGGATATTATGCGTCGCCGTTTGCTAACGGCACTGGCCTTGTCCCCGCTGCTGGCCCAGTTCCCTTTTGCTGCACGTGCCGCCACGGAGCAGCGCATTATCGCGCTGGAGTGGCTACCCCTCGAACTGCTGATGGCGCTGGGCGTGATGCCAGCGGGCGCTGCGGAACTCTACGGCTATCGCCAGTGGGTTGGTGAGCCACAGCTGCCTGAGTCCGTGGTGGATGTCGGGCTACGCACCGAACCCAATCTTGAACTGATCACCCAGATGAAACCTTCCCTGATCCTCTATTCACAGGGCTATGGCCCGGATCCGGCACGTTTTATGCGCATTGCGCCAGGCCTGGGTTTTACCTTTAATGAGGGCGGCACGGGTAAACCGTTAACCAGTGCGCGTCACTCGCTGATGAAGCTGGCAACGCATATCGATCGCGTTCCGCAGGCCGTGGCCCACCTCGCCGATCTGGATAATCAGCTTCAGCGGCTGAAAACCAAACTGGCTAATCGGCCTAAGCGCCCGCTGCTGCTGATGTCCATTCTCGACCCGCGTCATGTCATTGTTTTCAGCGCCAACGGGCTGTTTCAGGAAGTGCTGGACAATGTCGGGCTGGAAAATGCCTGGAAAGCGGAGACTACCTTCTGGGGCAGCGTGGTGATCGGCATTGAACGTCTGGCAGAGCTGGGGGATGTTGACGCTATCGGCTTTGAACATGGTAATCAGAATATTGTTGACCAGGTGACCGCCACCGCCCTCTGGCAGTCGCTGCCCTTTGTGCGCAGCGGGCGTTTTAAACAGATGCCGCGCGTCTGGTTCTATGGAGCCACGCTCTCAGCGATGCAGCTGATCGGCAGCCTTGATCATGCGCTGGAGGTGAAATGA
- the fhuC gene encoding Fe3+-hydroxamate ABC transporter ATP-binding protein FhuC, whose product MQQQHTSETTFTLDRVSFSVPGRTLLQPLSLAFPAGKVCGLIGHNGSGKSTLLKMLGRHHAASSGQVLLNQQPVASWQSKAFAREVAYLPQQLPAAEGMTVRELVAIGRYPWHGALGRYGVEDRERVDEAIALVGLKPFAHRLVDSLSGGERQRAWIAMLVAQNSRCLLLDEPTSALDIAHQVDVLALIQRLSRERGLTVIAVLHDINMAARYCDHLVALRSGEMIAQGGPAEIMTGEVLEQIYGIPMGILPHPQGGAPVSFVY is encoded by the coding sequence ATGCAACAACAGCACACCTCAGAAACGACCTTCACCCTGGATCGTGTCAGTTTTAGCGTTCCGGGCCGGACACTGTTACAGCCGTTGTCGCTGGCCTTTCCTGCCGGAAAAGTCTGTGGCCTGATAGGCCACAATGGCTCCGGGAAATCGACGCTGCTGAAAATGCTTGGCCGCCATCACGCGGCATCATCCGGACAGGTGTTGCTTAATCAGCAGCCCGTTGCCAGCTGGCAGAGCAAAGCTTTTGCCCGTGAAGTCGCCTATCTTCCGCAGCAGCTGCCGGCGGCAGAAGGGATGACGGTACGTGAGCTGGTCGCCATTGGTCGCTATCCGTGGCACGGTGCGCTGGGGCGCTATGGGGTGGAAGATCGGGAACGTGTTGATGAAGCGATTGCACTTGTCGGACTAAAACCTTTTGCACATCGCCTGGTGGATAGTCTGTCCGGCGGTGAACGTCAGCGCGCATGGATTGCCATGCTGGTGGCGCAAAACAGCCGTTGCCTGCTGCTGGATGAGCCAACGTCTGCGCTGGATATCGCCCATCAGGTTGACGTGCTGGCGCTGATCCAGCGCCTCAGTCGTGAACGTGGCCTGACGGTGATTGCCGTACTGCACGATATCAATATGGCCGCGCGCTACTGCGACCATCTGGTGGCGCTGCGCAGTGGCGAAATGATTGCTCAGGGCGGCCCCGCAGAGATTATGACCGGAGAAGTGCTGGAACAGATTTATGGCATTCCGATGGGTATTTTGCCGCATCCGCAGGGTGGGGCACCGGTGAGCTTTGTTTATTAA
- the fhuA gene encoding ferrichrome porin FhuA, protein MARAHDLLTRFPHLKTAKCQLAAFVALSLTSGAACAAAEQTINVTANAGGEPQESAWGPAPTIAAKHSATGTKTDTPIEKNPQSVSVVTSQEMQTHQPLSVKEALGYTTGVMVGNRGASNVIDALSIRGFSETNTNQYLNGLKLQGDNYSEFAVDPYFLERVELMRGPTSVLYGKSNPGGIVAMVSKRPTTEPLREVQFQMGTDNLFSTGFDFSDALDDSGEFSYRLTGLARSADAQQEMNKEKRYTIAPSFSWQPDENTNFTFLSYFQNEPETGYYGWLPREGTVVPITDANGNQHKLPSDFDEGENSNKISRNTKMVGYSFDHAFNDTWTVRQNLRYAQMRTNYLSIYGNGLNTENNTIDRGYAHSEEKLNQFAVDTQAQAKFATGELDHTLLMGVDYQRSRNDIDAIFGAAAPLDALNPQYGNDQPTALYNPYQYLNKQVQTGLYAQDQMEWDRWVLTLGGRYDYLTMSAFDRNGSENKTHDQAFTWRGGVNYVFDNGIAPYFSYSESFIPNTGTTIGGETFTPSRAKQYEAGVKYVPKDRPIVLTGAVYQLTKNNNLMGDPTAPLFSVQGGEIRSRGFEFEAKAAVNANINITASYSYTDAEYTEDNYLRGKTPVQVPKHMASLWGDYTFNDGPVSGLTLGTGLRYVGESKGLYRHQESNGDKQDQNFDVAGYTLVDAVIKYDLARFGLPGSSIGVNVNNLFDREYVASCYREHACYWGAERQIVGTATFRF, encoded by the coding sequence ATGGCTCGCGCGCACGATTTACTCACCAGGTTTCCCCATCTGAAGACAGCAAAATGTCAACTGGCAGCTTTTGTTGCCTTGTCCCTCACCAGCGGAGCAGCCTGTGCTGCCGCAGAGCAGACGATTAATGTCACTGCTAATGCGGGCGGTGAGCCACAGGAAAGCGCCTGGGGGCCGGCCCCGACTATTGCAGCAAAACACAGCGCCACCGGCACGAAAACCGACACGCCAATTGAGAAAAACCCGCAGTCTGTATCAGTTGTGACCAGCCAGGAAATGCAGACGCATCAGCCGTTATCAGTGAAAGAAGCACTGGGCTATACCACGGGAGTGATGGTAGGTAACCGCGGTGCTTCCAACGTTATTGATGCCTTATCCATTCGTGGTTTTAGCGAAACAAATACCAATCAGTATCTCAATGGATTGAAGTTACAGGGTGATAACTACTCTGAGTTTGCCGTCGATCCCTATTTCCTTGAGCGTGTAGAGCTGATGCGGGGGCCGACTTCAGTCCTTTATGGCAAGAGTAATCCCGGTGGAATTGTGGCGATGGTAAGCAAGAGACCAACCACTGAACCCCTGCGTGAAGTGCAGTTCCAGATGGGTACCGATAACCTGTTTTCCACAGGATTTGACTTCAGCGATGCTCTGGATGATAGCGGAGAGTTTTCTTACCGCCTGACTGGTCTGGCACGCAGTGCAGATGCCCAGCAGGAGATGAATAAAGAGAAGCGCTATACGATTGCGCCTTCCTTTAGCTGGCAGCCAGATGAGAATACTAATTTCACCTTCCTGAGCTACTTCCAGAATGAACCGGAAACGGGCTATTACGGCTGGCTGCCGCGTGAGGGAACGGTCGTACCGATTACCGATGCTAACGGCAATCAGCATAAGTTGCCGAGTGACTTTGATGAAGGCGAAAACAGCAATAAGATCTCGCGTAATACGAAAATGGTTGGTTATAGCTTCGACCATGCCTTCAATGATACCTGGACCGTACGTCAGAATTTACGTTACGCCCAGATGCGCACCAACTATCTGAGTATTTATGGTAACGGCCTGAATACGGAAAATAATACCATTGACCGCGGTTATGCTCATTCTGAGGAAAAACTGAATCAGTTCGCGGTAGATACCCAGGCTCAGGCTAAATTTGCTACCGGAGAGCTGGATCATACGCTGTTGATGGGCGTGGATTATCAGCGTTCTAGAAATGATATTGATGCAATCTTTGGAGCCGCCGCACCGCTGGATGCGCTAAATCCACAGTATGGCAACGATCAGCCAACCGCACTTTACAACCCTTATCAGTATCTTAATAAGCAGGTACAGACTGGCCTGTATGCTCAGGATCAGATGGAGTGGGATCGCTGGGTACTGACGCTGGGCGGTCGTTATGACTATCTCACCATGTCTGCCTTTGATCGTAACGGAAGCGAGAATAAAACCCACGATCAGGCGTTCACCTGGCGCGGCGGTGTTAACTATGTCTTTGATAATGGTATTGCACCTTACTTCAGCTATAGCGAATCCTTTATTCCTAATACCGGCACCACCATTGGCGGTGAAACCTTCACCCCTTCCCGTGCAAAACAGTATGAAGCGGGGGTGAAATATGTGCCGAAAGACCGCCCGATTGTGCTGACTGGTGCGGTTTATCAGCTGACCAAAAATAACAACCTGATGGGCGATCCGACAGCGCCATTGTTCAGCGTACAGGGTGGCGAAATCCGTTCGCGTGGTTTTGAATTTGAGGCAAAAGCTGCTGTAAATGCCAATATTAATATCACTGCCTCTTACAGCTACACCGATGCTGAATACACCGAAGACAACTATCTGCGGGGCAAAACACCAGTGCAGGTGCCTAAGCACATGGCGTCACTTTGGGGTGACTACACCTTCAATGACGGCCCTGTCTCTGGTCTGACGCTGGGCACCGGTCTGCGTTATGTCGGCGAAAGCAAAGGTCTCTATCGTCATCAGGAAAGTAATGGCGACAAACAGGATCAGAACTTTGATGTGGCAGGCTACACGCTGGTTGATGCGGTAATTAAATACGATCTGGCACGCTTTGGCCTGCCAGGTTCTTCTATTGGCGTAAACGTTAATAACCTGTTTGACCGCGAGTATGTTGCCAGCTGTTATCGTGAACACGCCTGCTACTGGGGCGCGGAACGTCAGATTGTTGGTACTGCCACCTTCCGTTTCTAA
- a CDS encoding acid phosphatase, with amino-acid sequence MKTSSRILGLIIGSALITLPSTYAAITPTTPMVPFHTEQQAVNSLDYLPPPPTEQSPGFTNDKGAYLNGYALKGSPRWHQATGDANLSPANIAKIFSPILGVTISESTTPATWYMLRNMLIVTRYAPAAAKKYYMRTRPFVVYGHHSCESSSQEAGMRKDGSYPSGHTTFGTAFALMLAEAKPDKARELAKRGWEFGQSRVVCGAHWQSDVDAGRYVGAVEFAHLQSISQFRLVLEQVKQELNR; translated from the coding sequence ATGAAAACATCATCTCGTATTTTAGGCCTGATAATCGGCAGCGCTCTGATTACGCTCCCATCCACTTACGCAGCAATCACCCCCACAACCCCCATGGTACCTTTTCACACTGAACAGCAGGCGGTGAACAGCCTCGATTATCTGCCGCCGCCGCCAACAGAGCAAAGCCCCGGTTTTACTAATGATAAAGGCGCCTATCTTAACGGCTATGCCCTGAAAGGATCGCCGCGCTGGCACCAGGCCACGGGCGATGCCAATCTGAGTCCGGCAAATATAGCTAAAATCTTCTCGCCGATTCTCGGGGTAACCATCAGTGAAAGCACCACGCCGGCAACCTGGTATATGTTGCGGAACATGTTAATTGTGACCAGATATGCTCCGGCAGCAGCAAAAAAATACTATATGCGCACGCGTCCTTTCGTCGTTTATGGCCATCATAGCTGTGAGTCATCTTCTCAGGAGGCCGGAATGCGTAAAGATGGCTCTTATCCCTCCGGGCATACCACTTTTGGTACGGCGTTTGCCCTGATGCTGGCAGAAGCTAAACCAGATAAAGCCAGGGAGTTGGCGAAGCGTGGCTGGGAGTTTGGTCAGAGCAGGGTGGTTTGTGGTGCTCACTGGCAGAGTGATGTCGATGCCGGTCGCTATGTCGGTGCCGTTGAATTTGCGCATCTGCAAAGTATTTCGCAGTTCAGGCTGGTATTAGAACAGGTAAAACAGGAGCTTAATCGATAG